The following proteins come from a genomic window of Streptomyces liliiviolaceus:
- a CDS encoding aldo/keto reductase produces MQTRTIGDVRVGAIGLGGMPMSIEGRPDEARSVAAVHAALDEGVTLFDTADAYHRDAHEVGHNESLIARAVASYGGDTSDVLIATKGGHLRPGDGSWTLNGSPEYLKKACDASLERLGVEAIGLYQFHRPDPKVPYEESVGAIRDLLDAGKIRFAGVSNADPDRIRLANEILGGRLVSVQNQFSPAFRSSEPELELCAELGIAFLPWSPLGGISKAGELGSRYAVFAEVAGAHGVSPQQVCLAWILAKAPVTIPIPGSSRPETIRDSVAAAALSLSPEELSRLDAA; encoded by the coding sequence ATGCAGACACGCACCATCGGTGACGTCCGGGTCGGAGCGATCGGTCTGGGCGGGATGCCGATGTCCATCGAGGGGCGCCCGGACGAAGCGCGCTCGGTCGCGGCCGTGCACGCGGCGCTGGACGAGGGCGTGACGCTCTTCGACACCGCGGACGCGTACCACCGGGACGCCCACGAGGTCGGGCACAACGAGTCGCTGATCGCCCGCGCGGTGGCCTCGTACGGCGGCGACACCTCGGACGTGCTGATCGCGACGAAGGGCGGTCATCTGCGGCCGGGCGACGGCTCGTGGACGCTGAACGGCTCGCCGGAGTACCTGAAGAAAGCGTGCGACGCCTCGCTCGAACGGCTCGGTGTCGAGGCCATCGGGCTCTACCAGTTCCACCGGCCGGACCCGAAGGTCCCCTACGAGGAGTCGGTCGGCGCGATCCGCGATCTGCTGGACGCGGGGAAGATCCGGTTCGCGGGTGTCTCCAACGCGGACCCGGACCGGATCCGGCTGGCGAACGAGATCCTCGGCGGGCGGCTGGTGAGCGTGCAGAACCAGTTCTCGCCGGCCTTCCGCTCCAGCGAGCCGGAGCTGGAGCTGTGCGCGGAACTCGGCATCGCGTTCCTGCCGTGGAGTCCGCTGGGCGGTATCTCGAAGGCGGGTGAACTGGGTTCGCGTTACGCCGTGTTCGCGGAGGTGGCGGGGGCGCACGGGGTGAGTCCGCAGCAGGTGTGTCTGGCGTGGATCCTCGCGAAGGCCCCGGTGACGATTCCGATCCCGGGGTCCTCGCGCCCGGAGACGATCCGCGACTCCGTCGCCGCGGCGGCCCTGTCCCTGTCCCCGGAGGAACTGTCCCGCCTGGACGCGGCGTAA
- a CDS encoding polysaccharide deacetylase family protein: MNTFLFLKKATAACALATGAVALTACGAPDAPRAATLPAPSASTPSRPPTLAPGPGGLTPVFLKAAKARDRHGKHDKTVALTFDADMTADQGPRAAAGERFDNPRLIGTLRRLKVSATVFMTGRWAEEYPRQARAIGRDPLFEVANHSYSHHAFTEDCYGLPTVPASGMRADVERAFAAFRTAGIEHAMPYFRFPGGCYDKAALKALSGTGVTAVQWDVVSGDAFATDAGAVARQVLDGVRPGSVVVMHCTRSAAPATEEALRTIVPELRERGYRFVKVSELIRPGA, translated from the coding sequence GTGAACACCTTCCTGTTCCTGAAGAAAGCCACCGCCGCCTGCGCACTGGCCACGGGCGCGGTCGCCCTCACGGCGTGCGGCGCTCCCGACGCCCCCCGCGCCGCCACGCTCCCCGCACCCTCGGCCAGTACGCCCTCCCGGCCGCCCACGCTCGCCCCGGGCCCGGGCGGACTGACCCCGGTCTTCCTGAAGGCGGCCAAGGCGCGCGACAGGCACGGCAAGCACGACAAGACGGTCGCCCTGACCTTCGACGCCGACATGACGGCCGACCAGGGGCCGCGGGCCGCGGCCGGGGAACGCTTCGACAACCCGCGGCTGATCGGGACACTGCGGCGGCTGAAGGTGTCGGCGACCGTGTTCATGACGGGGCGCTGGGCCGAGGAGTACCCCCGGCAGGCGCGGGCCATCGGGCGCGATCCGCTCTTCGAGGTCGCGAACCACTCCTACAGCCATCACGCCTTCACCGAGGACTGCTACGGGCTGCCGACCGTTCCCGCGTCGGGGATGCGGGCGGACGTGGAGCGGGCGTTCGCCGCGTTCCGCACGGCGGGGATCGAGCATGCGATGCCGTACTTCCGCTTCCCGGGCGGCTGTTACGACAAGGCGGCGCTCAAGGCGCTGAGCGGCACCGGTGTGACGGCCGTGCAGTGGGACGTGGTGAGCGGGGACGCGTTCGCGACGGACGCGGGGGCGGTGGCACGGCAGGTGCTGGACGGCGTACGGCCCGGTTCCGTGGTCGTCATGCACTGCACGCGCAGTGCGGCTCCGGCGACGGAGGAGGCCCTGCGCACGATCGTTCCCGAGCTGCGGGAGCGCGGCTACCGGTTCGTGAAGGTGTCGGAGCTGATCCGGCCCGGCGCCTGA
- the msrB gene encoding peptide-methionine (R)-S-oxide reductase MsrB, with amino-acid sequence MSYDIEKPDEQWRAELSPAEYTVLRQAGTEPAFRGEYTDTKTKGVYSCRACGAELFTSTEKFESHCGWPSFYDPKDSDAVELIEDRSHGMSRTEVRCSRCGSHLGHVFEGEGYPTPTDQRYCINSISLKLTPTEG; translated from the coding sequence ATGTCGTACGACATCGAGAAGCCGGACGAGCAGTGGCGTGCGGAGCTGAGCCCGGCCGAGTACACCGTCCTGCGCCAGGCCGGCACGGAGCCGGCGTTCCGCGGTGAGTACACCGACACCAAGACGAAGGGCGTCTACTCCTGTCGGGCGTGCGGAGCGGAGCTCTTCACCTCCACGGAGAAGTTCGAGTCGCACTGCGGCTGGCCGTCCTTCTACGACCCGAAGGACTCCGACGCGGTCGAGCTGATCGAGGACCGCTCGCACGGGATGTCACGGACCGAGGTCCGCTGCTCCCGCTGCGGATCGCACCTCGGACACGTCTTCGAGGGCGAGGGCTACCCGACGCCGACCGACCAGCGGTACTGCATCAACAGCATCTCGCTGAAGCTGACGCCGACCGAGGGCTGA
- the murC gene encoding UDP-N-acetylmuramate--L-alanine ligase — MAPGLPTAMDRPHFIGIGGAGMSGIAKILAQRGAAVAGSDAKDSATAEALRAQGATVHIGHAADHLAADATCVVVSSAIRADNPELARAAELGIPVVHRSDALARLMDGLRPIAVAGTHGKTTTTSMLAVSLSTLGLDPSYAIGGDLDVPGSNALHGDGEIFVAEADESDRSFHKYAPEVAIVLNVELDHHANYASMDEIYESFETFAGKIVPGGTLVIAADQEGARELTRRLPDAVRDTIEVVTYGESEDAEVRVLSVVPQGLKSEVTVELHGSTLTFTVSVPGRHYAHNAVAALAAGVALGIPAAELAPALASYTGVKRRLQLKGEEAGVQVIDSYAHHPTEMTADLEAMRAAAGDSRILVVFQPHLFSRTQELGKEMGQALSLADASLVLDIYPAREDPIPGVTSELIIDAAWAAGADVTPVHDMSQVPAVVAGMAKPGDLVLTMGAGDVTDLGPEILTRLSK; from the coding sequence ATGGCACCCGGCCTTCCTACCGCCATGGATCGACCGCACTTCATCGGCATCGGCGGGGCCGGGATGTCCGGGATCGCGAAGATCCTCGCGCAGCGCGGGGCCGCGGTGGCGGGCAGCGACGCGAAGGACTCCGCGACCGCAGAGGCCCTGCGCGCGCAGGGCGCCACCGTCCACATCGGGCACGCCGCGGACCACCTCGCGGCGGACGCCACCTGCGTGGTCGTCTCCTCGGCGATCCGCGCCGACAACCCGGAGCTGGCCCGCGCCGCCGAGCTGGGCATCCCGGTCGTCCACCGCTCGGACGCCCTCGCCCGCCTGATGGACGGTCTGCGGCCCATCGCCGTGGCCGGCACCCATGGCAAGACCACCACGACGTCGATGCTGGCGGTCTCCCTGTCGACCCTGGGCCTGGACCCGTCGTACGCGATCGGCGGCGACCTCGACGTCCCCGGCTCCAACGCCCTGCACGGCGACGGCGAGATCTTCGTCGCCGAGGCGGATGAATCGGACCGCAGCTTCCACAAGTACGCGCCCGAGGTGGCGATCGTGCTGAACGTGGAGCTGGACCACCACGCCAACTACGCGTCCATGGACGAGATCTACGAGTCCTTCGAGACGTTCGCCGGCAAGATCGTGCCGGGCGGGACCCTGGTGATCGCCGCCGACCAGGAGGGCGCGCGCGAGCTGACCCGGCGGCTGCCGGACGCCGTCAGGGACACCATCGAGGTGGTCACGTACGGAGAGTCCGAGGACGCCGAGGTACGCGTGCTGTCCGTGGTCCCGCAGGGACTGAAGAGCGAGGTGACCGTCGAGCTGCACGGCTCCACGCTCACCTTCACGGTCTCCGTGCCCGGCCGCCACTACGCGCACAACGCGGTGGCGGCGCTGGCGGCGGGCGTGGCCCTGGGCATCCCCGCGGCCGAGCTGGCCCCCGCCCTCGCCTCGTACACGGGGGTGAAGCGGCGCCTCCAGCTCAAGGGCGAGGAAGCGGGCGTGCAGGTCATCGACTCGTACGCGCACCACCCGACGGAGATGACGGCGGACCTGGAGGCGATGCGGGCGGCGGCCGGCGATTCCCGCATCCTGGTCGTCTTCCAGCCCCACCTCTTCTCGCGTACCCAGGAACTGGGCAAGGAGATGGGCCAGGCCCTGTCCCTGGCGGACGCCTCGCTGGTCCTGGACATCTACCCGGCCCGCGAGGACCCGATCCCGGGCGTGACGAGCGAGCTGATCATCGACGCGGCGTGGGCGGCGGGCGCGGACGTGACGCCGGTGCACGACATGTCACAGGTACCCGCGGTGGTGGCGGGAATGGCGAAGCCCGGTGATCTCGTTCTCACCATGGGCGCGGGAGACGTGACGGACCTCGGACCCGAGATCCTGACCCGCCTGTCGAAGTAG
- a CDS encoding carbonic anhydrase, translating into MQPLIDHARSFRKQSADRPEEFARLAEGQSPQVLFITCSDSRVVPALITGARPGELFELRTAGNIVPPHTSSHPTSEAATIEYAVEVLGVTDVVVCGHSHCGAVGALVRGDDLTAVPAVRDWLAHSTPRPDGATQDPTVTEAVQNHVLTQLLRLRSYPCVERRLTDGQLRLHGWFYEVHTGSVLAHDVPSDSFEAL; encoded by the coding sequence ATGCAGCCCCTGATCGATCACGCACGCTCCTTCCGCAAGCAGTCCGCGGACCGCCCGGAGGAGTTCGCCCGACTCGCCGAAGGCCAGTCCCCGCAGGTCCTGTTCATCACCTGCTCCGACTCGCGGGTCGTCCCGGCCCTGATCACCGGAGCCCGGCCCGGTGAACTCTTCGAACTGCGCACGGCAGGCAACATCGTCCCCCCGCACACCTCTTCGCACCCCACCAGCGAGGCCGCCACCATCGAGTACGCGGTGGAGGTGCTCGGGGTGACGGACGTCGTCGTCTGCGGCCACTCCCACTGCGGCGCCGTCGGCGCGCTGGTACGCGGCGACGACCTGACCGCCGTACCCGCGGTGCGCGACTGGCTCGCGCACTCGACCCCGCGCCCCGACGGCGCCACGCAGGACCCGACCGTCACCGAGGCCGTGCAGAACCACGTCCTGACCCAACTCCTGCGGCTGCGCTCGTACCCGTGCGTGGAACGGCGACTGACGGACGGTCAACTGCGCCTGCACGGCTGGTTCTACGAGGTCCACACCGGGTCCGTCCTCGCGCACGACGTCCCCTCCGACTCCTTCGAGGCGCTGTGA
- a CDS encoding SulP family inorganic anion transporter — MSAATGTPATDGGTDPGRHPRFPFLRQDFAASLVVFLVALPLCVGVAVASGVPAELGLITGIVGGLVTGLLPGSSLQVSGPAAGLTVLVFEAVRAYGLAVLGVIVLVTGLIQLAMGAMKLGRYFRAISVAVVEGMLAGIGLVLIAGQLYSLAGAEAPASGLGKLAGLPGLVADSVGSTAALTSFGLGAATVAVLVLWKHLPAKVRTVPGALAAVALATLATLAFDLPVATVEVRGLLDSIQLPGLEAVGGLASVGVLGTVLAFVLIASAESLFSAAAVDRLHDGPRTEYDKELMAQGAGNTVCGLLGALPMTAVIVRSSANVSAGARTKASRVLHGVWLLLFAALLPAALAYIPLPALAGILVHAGWKLIPLRSIAALWRGHRGEALILVVTAVSIVAVNMFEGVLIGLALAVAKTAWEASHIKLEVIDKGAGPVQAYLSGNATFLRLPKILDDLEALPKDRPVTVDLSGLHHLDHACRTALENWSQRHSEKGTEPVKVTTPAPKVTTPAP, encoded by the coding sequence GTGAGCGCCGCGACGGGCACGCCCGCGACCGACGGCGGGACGGACCCGGGCCGGCACCCTCGATTCCCCTTCCTGCGGCAGGACTTCGCCGCCTCGCTCGTCGTCTTCCTGGTGGCCCTGCCGCTGTGCGTGGGCGTGGCCGTGGCGTCGGGCGTACCCGCCGAACTCGGCCTGATCACCGGCATCGTGGGCGGTCTGGTCACCGGGCTGCTGCCCGGCAGCAGCCTCCAGGTCTCGGGCCCGGCCGCGGGTCTGACCGTGCTGGTCTTCGAGGCGGTGCGCGCGTACGGACTGGCCGTGCTCGGTGTCATCGTCCTGGTCACCGGTCTCATCCAACTCGCCATGGGCGCGATGAAGTTGGGCCGCTACTTCCGCGCCATATCGGTGGCCGTCGTGGAGGGCATGCTGGCGGGCATCGGCCTGGTCCTGATCGCCGGCCAGCTCTACTCGCTGGCCGGCGCCGAGGCCCCCGCCTCGGGGCTGGGCAAGCTCGCCGGACTGCCGGGGCTCGTCGCCGACTCCGTCGGATCCACCGCCGCGCTGACGTCCTTCGGGCTCGGCGCCGCCACCGTCGCCGTACTCGTGCTGTGGAAGCACCTGCCGGCCAAGGTCCGTACGGTGCCTGGGGCGCTGGCCGCGGTGGCGCTCGCCACGCTCGCGACGCTGGCGTTCGACCTGCCGGTGGCGACGGTGGAGGTACGGGGACTGCTCGACTCGATCCAGCTGCCGGGGCTCGAAGCCGTCGGCGGGCTGGCCAGCGTGGGCGTGCTCGGCACGGTCCTGGCGTTCGTGCTGATCGCGTCGGCGGAGTCGCTGTTCAGCGCCGCCGCCGTGGACCGGCTGCACGACGGGCCGCGCACCGAGTACGACAAGGAACTGATGGCGCAGGGCGCGGGCAACACGGTCTGCGGGCTGCTCGGCGCGCTGCCGATGACCGCGGTGATCGTGCGCAGTTCGGCGAACGTGTCCGCGGGCGCCCGTACGAAGGCGTCCCGGGTGCTGCACGGGGTGTGGCTGCTGCTGTTCGCGGCGCTGCTGCCCGCCGCGCTCGCCTACATCCCGCTTCCCGCGCTCGCGGGCATCCTGGTGCACGCGGGCTGGAAGCTGATCCCGCTGCGCTCGATCGCGGCGCTGTGGCGCGGTCACCGGGGCGAGGCGCTGATCCTGGTGGTCACGGCCGTGTCGATCGTCGCGGTGAACATGTTCGAGGGCGTGCTGATCGGGCTCGCGCTCGCCGTCGCCAAGACCGCGTGGGAGGCCTCGCACATCAAGCTGGAGGTCATAGACAAGGGGGCCGGTCCCGTGCAGGCGTACCTGTCGGGCAACGCCACCTTCCTGCGGCTGCCGAAGATACTGGACGACCTGGAAGCGCTGCCGAAGGACCGTCCGGTGACGGTGGACCTGTCCGGGCTGCACCACCTGGACCACGCGTGCCGGACGGCACTGGAGAACTGGTCCCAGCGGCACAGCGAGAAGGGGACCGAGCCGGTGAAGGTCACCACTCCGGCCCCGAAGGTCACCACTCCGGCTCCGTAG
- a CDS encoding pyrimidine reductase family protein has product MRRLFPVTDETAAPASDGVPGTPGAATAAREWGLDELAEAYAYPVDAAGPGAGVAGSAAGVAGSAGSEPWLRANMVSTLDGAAQHDGRSQPISSAADMRIFGTLRALADVVLVGAETVRQEGYRPARAREDFAARRAAAGQGPAPAIAVVSASLDLDFSLPLFTSPLLPTLVLTGAAAAPDRIAAAEKAGARVVIAGDGTGVDPARAVRALADLGLRRLLTEGGPRLLGQLVAAGVLDELCLTVSPMLTAGDAQRIAGGPSVAVPSRFELTSLLEEAGFLFSRYRRT; this is encoded by the coding sequence ATGCGACGCCTGTTCCCTGTGACCGACGAGACAGCAGCCCCGGCCTCGGACGGGGTACCCGGTACGCCGGGCGCGGCGACCGCGGCCCGGGAATGGGGACTCGATGAACTGGCCGAGGCGTACGCCTATCCGGTGGACGCCGCGGGACCCGGCGCGGGTGTCGCGGGATCCGCTGCCGGTGTCGCGGGGTCCGCGGGGTCCGAGCCGTGGCTGCGGGCCAACATGGTCTCCACGCTCGACGGGGCCGCCCAGCACGACGGGCGTTCGCAGCCGATCTCCAGCGCCGCCGACATGCGGATCTTCGGCACGCTGCGCGCACTGGCGGACGTCGTGCTCGTCGGTGCGGAAACGGTACGGCAGGAGGGGTACCGGCCCGCGCGGGCCCGTGAGGACTTCGCCGCGCGCCGGGCCGCGGCGGGACAGGGCCCGGCGCCCGCGATCGCCGTGGTGAGCGCGAGCCTCGATCTGGACTTCTCGCTTCCGCTCTTCACCTCGCCGCTGCTTCCCACGCTGGTGCTCACGGGAGCCGCGGCGGCGCCCGACCGGATCGCCGCTGCCGAGAAGGCCGGGGCGCGGGTCGTGATCGCGGGCGACGGCACGGGGGTGGACCCCGCGCGGGCCGTCCGCGCGCTCGCCGACCTGGGCCTGCGCCGGCTGCTGACGGAGGGCGGGCCCCGGCTGCTCGGCCAGCTGGTCGCGGCCGGTGTCCTCGACGAGCTGTGTCTGACGGTGTCCCCGATGCTCACCGCCGGGGACGCGCAGCGGATCGCGGGCGGGCCGTCCGTCGCGGTGCCGAGCCGGTTCGAACTGACGTCCTTGCTGGAAGAGGCCGGGTTCCTCTTCAGCCGTTACCGTCGGACCTGA
- a CDS encoding PPK2 family polyphosphate kinase, translating to MAKKDSKGTKGTKGGGSAGAGRGAKDGRSGKRRAEESAVPMGDALRLPVGERISLSSYDASATPGGATAPRSKTDGLAAITRMAEPLAGLQERLWAASTAGDHRRILLVLQGMDTSGKGGTVKHVIGLFNPVGCRVRGFKAPTPEELEHDFLWRIRRQLPHHGELGIFDRSYYEDVLVGRVRELAPRTEIESRYDRINDFERALADDGTTVVKCFLHISFEEQRLRLLRRLADPDKHWKFNPSDIDDRALWPAYQEAYEIALERCSSDAAPWYLIPADRKWYRNWAISRLLLERLTALDPQYPQPDFDVEACRKRLQEEG from the coding sequence ATGGCCAAGAAGGACAGCAAGGGCACGAAAGGCACGAAGGGCGGCGGGTCCGCGGGGGCCGGGCGGGGCGCGAAGGACGGGAGGTCCGGGAAGCGGCGGGCCGAGGAGAGCGCCGTCCCCATGGGCGACGCGCTGCGCCTCCCGGTCGGCGAACGGATCTCCCTGTCCTCGTACGACGCCTCGGCGACCCCCGGCGGGGCGACGGCGCCGAGGTCCAAGACCGACGGTCTCGCCGCCATCACCCGGATGGCCGAACCCCTCGCCGGACTGCAGGAACGCCTCTGGGCGGCGAGCACCGCGGGTGACCACCGCCGGATCCTCCTGGTCCTCCAGGGCATGGACACCAGCGGCAAGGGCGGCACGGTCAAACACGTCATCGGGCTCTTCAACCCCGTCGGCTGCCGTGTGCGCGGCTTCAAGGCGCCGACCCCGGAGGAGCTGGAGCACGACTTCCTCTGGCGGATCAGGAGGCAGCTCCCCCACCACGGCGAGCTGGGCATCTTCGACCGCTCCTACTACGAGGACGTCCTCGTCGGCCGCGTCCGGGAGCTGGCCCCGCGCACCGAGATCGAGTCCCGGTACGACCGGATCAACGACTTCGAGCGGGCCCTCGCCGACGACGGCACGACCGTCGTGAAGTGCTTCCTGCACATCTCGTTCGAGGAGCAGCGCCTGCGGCTGCTGCGCCGGCTCGCCGACCCGGACAAGCACTGGAAGTTCAACCCGTCGGACATCGACGACCGGGCGCTGTGGCCCGCCTACCAGGAGGCGTACGAGATCGCCCTCGAACGCTGCTCCTCGGACGCCGCCCCCTGGTATCTGATCCCCGCCGACCGCAAGTGGTACCGGAACTGGGCGATCAGCCGGCTGCTGCTGGAGCGGCTGACGGCGCTGGACCCGCAGTATCCGCAGCCGGACTTCGATGTGGAGGCATGCCGGAAGCGGCTGCAGGAGGAGGGGTGA
- a CDS encoding PhoX family protein, whose translation MSATRREVLARSGALGVGIAFTGAVSELFTGTAAALGHSGYGPLLPDPDGLLDLPKGFRYRVLSREGDELRSGEGQVPSNHDGMSAFAGRHGRVHLVRNHENRVTGKIGVPTVDGLTYDPMGKGGCTALTLDQRGEVIGERVAIAGTAVNCAGGPTPWGTWLTCEETEDKAGTNGYTKDHGFIFEVDPVDPHRTGAVPLTAMGRFQHEAIAVDPKRGIVYETEDAFLKPFGLFYRFLPNKPEGGLGSLRAGGRLQAMRVPGVPDLSSIQETGASFDRIEWVDVPDPLASETPIRDQDFGPKGITHAQKLEGCYWGGSSVYFVSSFAHSSEGSAADHYGQIWRYDPGARRLTLVIVFGPDTDVQLPGESPDNICLAPSGGLMVCEDGGGAQHVYGVTRRGEVYPMARGRQNIGTPDAPEWGEFAGVTFSPDGRTMYVNCYTPGTTFAVTGPWSR comes from the coding sequence ATGTCCGCAACACGACGCGAAGTGCTGGCCCGCTCCGGAGCCCTGGGAGTCGGCATCGCCTTCACCGGTGCCGTATCGGAACTCTTCACGGGTACGGCCGCCGCACTGGGCCACTCCGGATACGGCCCCCTGCTCCCCGACCCGGACGGCCTGCTGGACCTGCCGAAAGGTTTCCGTTACCGGGTGCTGTCCCGCGAGGGCGACGAACTGCGCTCCGGCGAGGGCCAGGTGCCGAGCAACCACGACGGCATGTCCGCCTTCGCCGGCAGACACGGCCGGGTCCACCTGGTCCGCAACCACGAGAACCGCGTCACCGGCAAGATCGGCGTCCCCACGGTCGACGGCCTCACCTACGACCCGATGGGCAAGGGCGGCTGTACGGCCCTGACCCTCGACCAGCGCGGCGAGGTGATCGGCGAACGGGTCGCGATCGCCGGTACGGCCGTCAACTGCGCGGGCGGGCCCACTCCTTGGGGCACCTGGCTGACCTGCGAGGAGACCGAGGACAAGGCCGGCACGAACGGCTACACCAAGGATCACGGTTTCATCTTCGAGGTCGACCCGGTGGACCCCCACCGCACCGGGGCCGTACCGCTGACCGCGATGGGCCGCTTCCAGCACGAGGCGATCGCCGTCGACCCCAAGCGCGGCATCGTCTACGAGACGGAGGACGCCTTCCTCAAGCCCTTCGGCCTCTTCTACCGCTTCCTGCCCAACAAGCCCGAGGGCGGCCTCGGTTCGCTCCGCGCGGGCGGCCGGCTCCAGGCGATGCGCGTACCGGGCGTCCCGGACCTCTCCTCGATCCAGGAGACGGGGGCGAGCTTCGACCGCATCGAGTGGGTCGACGTGCCGGACCCGCTGGCGAGCGAAACCCCCATCCGCGACCAGGACTTCGGCCCCAAGGGCATCACCCACGCGCAGAAGCTGGAGGGCTGCTACTGGGGCGGCTCGTCCGTCTACTTCGTGTCCTCCTTCGCGCACAGCAGCGAGGGCTCGGCGGCCGACCACTACGGCCAGATCTGGCGGTACGACCCCGGTGCGCGCCGGCTCACCCTGGTGATCGTCTTCGGTCCCGACACCGACGTACAGCTGCCCGGCGAGTCCCCCGACAACATCTGCCTCGCTCCCAGCGGCGGCCTGATGGTCTGCGAGGACGGCGGGGGCGCGCAGCACGTGTACGGCGTGACCCGGCGCGGCGAGGTGTACCCGATGGCCCGCGGGCGGCAGAACATCGGCACGCCGGACGCCCCGGAATGGGGCGAGTTCGCGGGCGTCACCTTCTCGCCCGACGGCCGGACGATGTACGTGAACTGCTACACGCCGGGGACGACGTTCGCGGTGACGGGGCCCTGGAGCAGGTAG
- the zapE gene encoding cell division protein ZapE, giving the protein MSCSLARDVEWGTVSTSTTASGFGPIADATPSSLCAREPRVPADRLVAEMVPPPRFDSVRFDTYIPDPNQPSQTEAVRVLAGFAAGLGGAPADAGKRGFLGLGFGRKPAKAPAGPRGVYLDGGYGVGKTHLLASLWHATPAEPALKAFGTFVELTNLVGALGFQQTVKTLSGHRLLCIDEFELDDPGDTVLVSSLLARLVEAGVALAATSNTLPGKLGEGRFASVDFLREIQGLSAHFKSLRIDGDDYRHRGLPEAPAPYSDEQVTKAAYATPGASLDDFPHLLDHLARVHPSRYGALTDGIEAVCLTDVQPVPDQSTALRLVVLADRLYDREVPVLASGMPFDRLFSEEMLNGGYRKKYFRAISRLTALARDAKGLVQD; this is encoded by the coding sequence ATGTCGTGCAGTCTGGCACGAGACGTAGAGTGGGGAACCGTGTCAACCTCCACCACCGCCTCCGGATTCGGCCCGATAGCCGACGCGACCCCGTCGTCCCTGTGCGCCCGCGAGCCGCGCGTCCCCGCGGACCGGCTGGTCGCCGAGATGGTGCCGCCGCCGCGCTTCGACTCGGTCCGCTTCGACACGTACATCCCGGATCCGAACCAGCCGAGCCAGACCGAGGCCGTGCGGGTCCTGGCCGGTTTCGCGGCGGGTCTCGGCGGGGCACCGGCCGACGCGGGCAAGCGCGGTTTCCTCGGGCTCGGCTTCGGCAGGAAGCCCGCGAAGGCCCCGGCGGGCCCCCGCGGTGTCTATCTGGACGGCGGTTACGGCGTCGGCAAGACACATCTGCTCGCCTCCCTGTGGCACGCGACCCCGGCGGAGCCCGCGCTCAAGGCCTTCGGCACGTTCGTGGAGCTGACGAACCTGGTCGGCGCCCTCGGTTTCCAGCAGACCGTCAAGACGCTGAGCGGCCACCGGCTGCTGTGCATCGACGAGTTCGAGCTGGACGACCCCGGTGACACCGTCCTGGTGTCCAGCCTGCTCGCCCGGCTGGTAGAGGCGGGGGTGGCGCTCGCCGCGACCTCCAACACCCTGCCGGGCAAGCTCGGCGAGGGCCGGTTCGCCTCGGTCGACTTCCTGCGGGAGATCCAGGGCCTGTCCGCCCACTTCAAGTCGCTGCGCATCGACGGCGACGACTACCGCCACCGCGGACTGCCCGAGGCCCCGGCCCCGTACTCGGACGAGCAGGTCACGAAGGCCGCGTACGCGACGCCGGGCGCCTCGCTCGACGACTTCCCGCATCTGCTCGACCATCTGGCCCGGGTGCACCCCAGCCGGTACGGCGCATTGACGGACGGGATCGAGGCGGTCTGTCTCACGGACGTCCAGCCGGTTCCGGACCAGTCCACCGCGCTGCGGCTCGTGGTCCTCGCCGACCGGCTGTACGACCGCGAGGTGCCGGTACTCGCCTCGGGGATGCCGTTCGACCGGCTGTTCAGCGAGGAGATGCTGAACGGCGGCTACCGCAAGAAGTACTTTCGCGCCATCTCCCGGCTCACGGCGCTGGCACGGGACGCCAAGGGACTCGTACAGGACTGA
- a CDS encoding indole-3-glycerol phosphate synthase, which yields MFTSVLMIEKALTSADVEFVTTLHGEEGVDFHVLLQPRGDQADRLLRAIDDVALGELDEAARENETPEGAEAVGQGQRALEVSLVALRATGSEARGRLIEAHPLDALKALVDEVGADEVIVLTDPHYVEEFFHRDWASRARHKVGVPVLKLFSHSKV from the coding sequence GTGTTCACGAGCGTATTGATGATCGAGAAGGCCCTCACCTCCGCGGACGTGGAATTCGTCACCACCTTGCACGGCGAGGAGGGCGTGGACTTCCACGTACTGCTCCAGCCCCGCGGCGACCAGGCGGACCGGCTCCTGCGGGCCATCGACGACGTGGCGCTCGGCGAACTGGACGAGGCGGCCCGCGAGAACGAGACGCCCGAGGGCGCGGAGGCCGTCGGGCAGGGGCAGCGGGCCCTGGAGGTGTCGCTGGTCGCGCTGCGCGCCACCGGGAGTGAGGCGCGGGGGCGGCTGATCGAGGCGCATCCGCTGGACGCGTTGAAGGCGCTCGTCGACGAGGTGGGGGCGGACGAGGTGATCGTGCTGACCGATCCGCACTACGTGGAGGAGTTCTTCCACCGGGACTGGGCGTCGCGGGCGCGGCACAAGGTGGGGGTGCCGGTCTTGAAGCTGTTCTCGCACAGCAAGGTGTGA